aattttaaaaatatactagaattaaataaaacaatatatttaaaatttatgtttatgtttattttattttatagtagAATCATGTGTTTTGAATGAAATacaatgataaattttgaataaccACTTGTAGGTGGAATTTGAGATGCTCAAATCCAGTGTTAAAATTCcttaagaattttgaaattcatcACTAGTTTAATCCAAACAAGTAAATTGGTTTTATAATGTAGAAAACCTTAATAGAAATGATATTTCTTCTATAAATCTTTTATCCAATCACACAATTTGTGTAATTCCGTAAACCTGACCTAGACATTGTGGTCGAATCTCGAAGATCACATTAGCCATGTTGTTGGCgtagaataattttttaactattttctctttaataatcgtcatcattttaaaatgtcattttgatttttttttaagaaaagccaagtattgttgaaattatttatctttagaAAAACTCAAGTATTAatgatttacaaaaaaaaaaaatcatatttcaagTAAATGCCGTAGCGGAAAAATAACATAACACATTTGTCATTTTGAAAACATATGTTTAATATATCTTGTAAAATCTCAGTTTCATGAGTAGGTGGTGTTGAGTTTCGAAAACAAAgtattgagtttgaaaatacAATCATTGAGTTAAGTTTGACATTATTATGAAAAATCCAATTTTACTTATCAATTTCATAAATTGTCTTAGGTGAtagtttaaaaattcaaatcatgcaaaacaatccaaaaaccATCCAAAAGAAAgtcccaaccccatgcatgAGATATGACATACAAAATAGAATTTCAGTAGGGATGCTTTACATGCGAATCAAATCTTATTATGGTCTATCATAGTGGAATGTTTAACATGCGAATCAGAATCatgacatgcttaacatgtgaATCATAATCAGAATAATAGCATGCTCAATATGCAAATCAGAATATCAATAAATCAATGTCATGTTTATAACACATGCATAACCAATATCGCCATATATCACATATCATGAGTATTAGGAAAACATACAATATTACATTTATCAGAAAAATCACATATTCACATACAAACATCACATATCTGAAGTTTCAGAATCACTTACTTGGAATcctcttttttatcaaattttatcaatccATATGAATACTTAACGTATTGGCCCATTTTCACTTTtcagaaattttattaaacaattatttaatcttttcaaatatatatttatctcgaaaaaaacaatattatatattttatcaaggAAAATCCCCACACCTAATTTCACAAATCCGATGACAACAACTCCGTTTCCAACCTCTGAAGGAAGAGATCAAATCTTGAATCGAAATCGATTGTAAAATTGCACACTTCCAAAAGTGGGGGTACAAATCCAGGATTTTCAAATAGCACTTCATAATATCCAATAAACCGAATAGTTACTATTGTCCTTatcgaatatatataaaaataaatgaaagaatatcaTAGACAGAGGATCATCCAAACTTACATAATATCGAAGGAATAGGGGCTCAACAACTTCCCACGGAGAGTTGACTAGAGGGGAGGATTCTCAACTAgacaaaaaataacataatatataaaaaataattagatataTGATGTGATATACtcttttttatgaataaaatattagaatttaggGATTAGAGAAATCAGTTACGGGaagaagaggagaaaaaaaaagaaaaattagagaatTTAGGTGTGGTCGATGGCGGTGGCGGTGGCGGTGGCAGTGAGTTGGTGATCCTCGTGAAATGGAGGATAAATAAAGAGAAGATGtggcaaaaataaaagaaaataggagaaaaGGGAGGAGCAAAGAGGAGGGGCAGTTAAAGGGAGAGGAGGAGACAAAGGCAATAAGGGAGGGAAAAAGGCAATAAGGGGGACAAAGGCACCAAAAATGTATCATGGAAGTGAAAATGGGGCTATGTAATGTAAGTTGACTAGAAAGAAACGAAAAGGAATCCTTACGCACAAGGCAAGTGAGGTGGACAACTAAGGGGGTTTGACCCACTTGAAAttgtcaaaattaattaaaaaaatctggGAATCTAGGGGCTTGAACATGAGACTTTTTGGAAATAATTCACTCACTTAACCACTAGGCCATTTAATTCCTTGTGTCATAAACTGAcgcaataaaataaataaaatatgggaCGTGACCACTCTACCCCCTTAGaataaatttcatcctcgaaatttacctggtcCAAACAAGTGAGGCTAGAGGTGACGCATCGATCCTTGGGTTCCTAAGAGGCTTCATTAACACCATGGTTTTGCCATAAGACGTTTACTACAGGAATTTGGTTTTTCCTCAATGTCTTGACCCCGCGGTCCAAAATTTGAACTAATTCTTCCTCATATGACAAACCAGGTTTCACCTCGACCTCATCGACTGGAATCACATGAGATAGATCAGAACGGTAACTCCTCAACATAGAAATATTGAACTCGCCATGAATATGGTCCAACTTCGAAGTTAACTCTAACTGGTAAGTCACTAGTCCAACCCTATTAAGAACTCTATAAGGTCCAATGAATCTCGAGCTCAGCTTGCCCTTGCACCCAAACCTCTGTACTTTCTTCCATGGTGAAACCTTAAGGAAAACTTGATACCCAACATTAAACTCAATATCCCTTCGCCTTAAGTCGACGTAAGATTTCTGTCGATCAAATGCTGCTCTCAATCGATCTTGAATCAATTTCACCATATTCCCAATTTCTTGCACCAAACTTGGACCCAATACTTTATTTTCCCCCCAAATCAGTCCAACACAGAGGTGTACAACATCTGCAAAAATACAGTGCTTCAAAAGGAGCCATCTAAATCTCGACTGAAAACTATTGTTGTATGCAAACTCAGCTAACGTTAAGCATTCCTCCCAACTGCCACTGAAGTCAATCACACAAACCCTTAACATGTCCTCTAGAATCTGTATAACTCACTCAGATTGCCCATCAGACTGTGGATGAAAATTTGTGCTAAAGTTCAATCGAGTTCCCAAAGCCTTGTGcaactttttccaaaattaagaTGTAAATCGAGGATCCTGATTGGAAATGATGGACAAAGGTACACCATAAAGTCTTACAATCTCTGAAATGTACAACCTTTCCAACTTATGTAACGAATAATTAGTACGGGCAGGTAGAAAGTGTGCTAACTTAATTAGTCGATCCATTATAACCCAAACTGAATCCTTCTTAGCAGGTGTCAAAGGAAACCCCactaacaaaatccatggtCACATGATCCCACTTCCACTGAGGAATCTGAATAGGCTGCAACAAATTAGAGGGGAATTGATGCTCAACCTTAACTTGCTGGCACGCCAGACAGTTACTCACATACTCGGTTACATCACGATTTAGCCCTAGCCACCAATACAGTTCTTTGAAGTCTCGATACATCTTACTCCCTCCAGGATGAATAGCgtaagggctactatgcacttcttgataactcttgaaaagagttccATTTTATGCTTTTGGACCTAgttaattgcttgtacttaagtacatagagttgcattttaggacatttcattAGTAATTTTAGCATTGCATTAGAACTTGGGCTGCATTTAAATATTAGATGCTTTTAATTGCTCGTGGAAGGGTTGTGTTTTGTGGTATTGGCAGGTGTAGGTGAagaacaagaaataaatgagtgaaGTTTTACCGGGGAAAAAGGGTGGTCAGATTGCCAGCTAGTATGCCGTAGCAATGCCGGGAAGATGTCTAGTCAGCATTCAGCGCATATCAGTTTTAGCCCAACTCtacttgtaccagataaatctgcctagaaaagaggagaagataaatCTTGAGGTTGTTGGAATtatcctaaaaaaaaaacaaagcaatttaaaaagaagcaaaggATGAAACCCTAGGGCACGAAACTAGGAGCAGAGATCCTTAGGTAAATTAGTAAGTAGCGGCTGAATAGAGATAGAAAGAGGAAAGACACAGGCAACCCCTCTCAGCCACCTCAGGACATTGCGCAACTGGAGTATGGATTGGACAAGCGAACGTTGTCTTCTTGAtattcttccattatttctaaTATGTTCCTTCATGAATTACAGTGATGAAAACAATctttgagttgaattttatttgccAACCTACAAgttaaatctcatagggttgggattactttgATGAAACTTTAACTGTTTTTAATGGCTATAATATAAATCTGAGTTAGtttactatttcatttaattattttattctttacagTGTATGTGAGCAATCCCTAGACATAGTTGATTGTGCAGCATACCtttaaattaacctaaattctgaaaatgttggattagttggaccatgattgaatgatatgaaCAAGTATTCGATAGATACTTATAGTAggctctagacatagagcagcgATCATACAGAAGGTAACACTATAGGGTACCATATTAAAGGCTTATAGACACAAGCAAGGTAACTTGATGTTTTTGCTCTCGAAAGAGGCAGGCCACTTAAGAACTCCTCTAAGCAGTAGGTTAAGTATGATTTTGCTGAGGCGTAGCTGATTGGAAAAGTAGATTTTTAGTAATCCCGACCTTTCCACTCAACATCGCATAACCCTTATCTTTGCCGTAGTAGCTTTGCCATAACatttttagtcatttatttatttattacatattattCACGTAGTTATTCTCATAATTACCATTACATTTCTACTATTGTTTTTCCATAGCATTTCAAGTATTCATTAATTTCACATATTGCATACATCACTATTCCTTTAATTGCTACAACATACTTGCCATAGCTTTACCATAGcattaattgcattttatattataataacttgaccaattATATACCCAATTTGATCATtgtgggaacgatactcactcatcattttattactttattccACGTATATACTTGCAGAAATCGCATATCATATGCACACGCGACAAGTTTTTGGTGCTGTTGCCGGGAATAAAAAATTTGGTGTAATTTggtttacttattttaattaattttattagttttatttaacttagttaTATTTAATCTTTACATCTTTGCCATCAGTGCATGAGAAGAGGCATTTCTGCTAACAAAGAGTATCTTTTTGACCTAGAGATTGATAGAACTTTATGAATAAGATGGAAAGAACTGCGAAAAATGGCTAGGAATAGGAATGATCTTAGTCTCAATGATAATCTGAATGGTCAAGATGCCACTTCTCCTGTTCGTAGGGTGATACCTGGTATGAATGATAAAATGAATGGTTAGGGTGTTGATCTGCATGTTTGTGAGGTGATAgatgatcaagataaaccaaTCCGAGAGCATGTTAtgccaatttttgatgatttgaatCCAGGGATAGTCAAACCAACCATACAAGTGCAATAGTTTGAACTGAAATTGGTAATGTTTCAGATGCTACAAATAGTAGGACAGTTTGGAGGATTGCCCACTAAGGATCCAAGATTGCATTTGTGACTTTTCCTAGAAGTCTCTGATTCGATTAGGCAACAAAGTGTTCCTGAAGATGCCCTAATACTTAAATTGTTCTCATATTCCTTGAGCGACTGAGCAAGAGCATGACTAAATGCTCTACCATCAGGGATAGTGACATCATGGAATGAACTTTGGCTGAGGTTTTTGCTATGGTATAATCCACCAAACATGAATGccaagcttagaaatgacatcACATCTTTTTGGCAGTTAAAGgatgaaacattatatgaagCATGGGAAcgatttaaagatttaattcaGAAATGTCTGATGCATGGATTTCAACACTAgactcaaataaaaatattctatatTGGATTTTATGCACAAACGAGAATGGTAGTTGATGCATCTGACAATAATAATACATTGTTGGATAAATCTTCCAACGAagcatatgagattttggaaaagattgCCAACAATGATTATTAGTACCCTACCACAAGAGTTGGGACTACAAAAGAGCTGCAGGTACCGTGGAGCTCGACACAATTACCTCATTGGCAGCCCAAGTATCTTCTTTAGCAAACATgactaaaataatgaaaaatccAACTGCAGTCCAAGAGATGAAATCAACCCAGTTTTCATGCGTTTATTGTGGTGAAAGTCACGTGTTTGATAAATGTCCATCAAACCCAGCATCAGTATAttacatgcttaattttaatCAGAATAATAACCTCAATTCCTACACTTACAATCCAGGGTGGAAGCAGCATCCGAATTTTAGTTGGAATAATCATGGTGTGGGCAGTTCAAAAAATGTTGCAAGACAAAATAACCACAATGCACCGCTCGGTTATGGTCAGGTATCATATTCTAATTCTATTGAATCTTTGTTGAAGGAgtatatggaaaaaaatgatGCTGTGATTCAGAGTCAAGCTGTGTCTCTCTGAGCTCTTGAAAATCAAGTGGGGAAAATAGCAAAAGCTCTAAATTTAAAGCAACAAAGAGCATTGCGAAGTGATACTGAAAATTTTGAGAACCAAAAGGAAGGAGCAGTGCAAGGCCATCACTCTTAGAAGTGGGACTCAGTTGGATGAAGTTGTTCAAGATGCCATGACAGAGAAAGACAAATCCAACCGTAATCAAAAAAAGATCTCAGAGCCTACTGAACAACAGATAACACCTGAAAAGGGTACATAGAGAAATGTTGTGACAAAATCAGATCATGTTTCCAATAGAGATGCCACAGCAAAACAATATTAGCAATCTGAAGGACGACCACCTTTACCTTTTCCTCAGTGATTTCACAAATCCAAGTAGGATATTTagtttaaaagatttttagatGTTTCGAAGTAACTCCATATCAACATACCGTTGGTAGAAGCTTTGTAGCAAATGCCCAATTAcgtgaaatttatgaaatatatattgtcTAAGAAGCGTAAattgggagaatttgagactGCTGCTATCACTAAAGGGTGCACAACAATgttgatgaataaattatcTCCAAAGTTGAAGGATCTAGGGAGTTTCACTATTCCATGTTCAATAGGAAATAATTATGTTGGTAaggtattatgtgatttaggagcgagtataaatctaatgcctatgtctatttataggaagcTAGGAATCGAGAATGCCAAACCTACTATAGTGACTGTGCAGTTAGCTTATCGATCCTACGCCCATCCGAAAGGTAAAATTAAGGACGTATTGGTAAGAGtggataaatttatctttcgTCTTGACTTCCTTATTCTAGAATTTGAAGCGGATCAAAATGTGTCAATTATCCTTGGAAGACCTTTTTTTGCTACAGGCAAAATTCTAATTGACGTACAGAAGGGTGAACTGACCATGAGGGTAAATGATCAACATGTTACTTTTGATGTTTTTGATGCTTTGAAATGTGTAGACAAAAATGAAGTATGCCACCCCATTAGTTTTATAAATACGATAGTGGAGGAAGAATT
The sequence above is a segment of the Gossypium raimondii isolate GPD5lz chromosome 4, ASM2569854v1, whole genome shotgun sequence genome. Coding sequences within it:
- the LOC105797580 gene encoding uncharacterized protein LOC105797580, with product MLRVCVIDFSGSWEECLTLAEFAYNNSFQSRFRWLLLKHCIFADVVHLCVGLIWGENKVLGPSLVQEIGNMVKLIQDRLRAAFDRQKSYVDLRRRDIEFNVGYQVFLKVSPWKKVQRFGCKGKLSSRFIGPYRVLNRVGLVTYQLELTSKLDHIHGEFNISMLRSYRSDLSHVIPVDEVEVKPGLSYEEELVQILDRGVKTLRKNQIPVVNVLWQNHGVNEAS